Proteins encoded in a region of the Salmo trutta chromosome 34, fSalTru1.1, whole genome shotgun sequence genome:
- the LOC115173154 gene encoding uncharacterized protein LOC115173154 yields MSDNSKSVKWEDSPDDQNKVVENMKDETETHENNKNRTGGKAKRKSSGSAKKTSVEEDSSIGAESSQTPGCGFRERGSIIEQLEKEAQRTLMPSLKIGTCCAPILLSFLRSLTDDQWRVIQHGMKNNLTFEQLSMLCLKIVKVVTQTALRILLPALARIMGVDLRSGAASPESQCSLTGSEDSLGSLDEREKRLLISEMNYWTKERRRNGSAGCRQKSTRRTSSPCWSPKSSQTSLQSLPATREAPLMEEPLKALFGVTEESLLISLVEGHSNPTSSSSSELSYAIAGEVVHQLNSGLSVAIQASSGSCPPMDSQDIAAGKEVIRVASVQILAELQSQTSEPEWVGFIEPLMDPVTDDVLNAIVGTMDKMAQDYNILLDLAKKMTILGSTFLTNLQCGLDVECPSGKEGTTHFLKETGSSSSVVSRKLQTLSSPDFQSKALKAVSTILTRKVSSSSGVAPSSRPSSAAPSLTEAPLNTSCTALTSVSSTATVIVKAFVGGMETIASFEGKCEAVDWPVPVNDHKTGFSQKITFSPARTLYGLIRAKLRDLLTLSAREEGVAKDASLQESSDTLEKATVSTVEVQLPSTKLSRVPSESQPIPALCLSNLDNSTQEVLSSVFSIYKSELSKVESKCLAVVSSSDESLDACWLVDGVLSKLDDYTISQSPSPNEDLSVSTQCSQLSSEESVRITQSSTSLIQSIKKLSSNDFQTQAEEAVSKVLMRSSHSFITQISHTGLQKSLQAGLSSSSPSEIASMSSQNTAPGLVETFVKGMATIFQKNESTDTVLLERSGRVLQCSHGGSQLDDTELSVQISEEKLWSTAKTICVNMKNILKDFFTGLKPSGSERTENASSKETLGEILVAIQSEISNLGRIKDSRELLQINDMVGTMLKEVEKSEDDSEQVCQDIPRTCSSLSTSLKGRSSLSSSSKGPRSECELEINLPGTPIPDEVPFDLTCPIVRSSCIDTRDSKMPEISTSDLRTKMMAHTDEPLHRNSPMTDSSRPPSAKASFRSSTTPSFTSKGTSLVPKGNGIDIEEKEVSIPSSSGHLRELLISPDISSATAFPLQYLMDSSKDDVICLVTVLVIRLLSKIRPSALDGPFQQAPDMTETSQQLIRQVLSEFCAASRFSRTQEYSQNLHIHRVFRGVHKNLMEEFGSYNTLQAAIFSQDPAFDRVLVKSLTQQLVQGRKEASRPASAATNPADQAETERGAEQKARRSFLCFSMTKLRINFKRSKRGNKKDCHSVQEQTEITSTDGHCIAPHIEAHGAESPVGEVSPSISQPIKKQSLIVRVFSAMMKPFRRFTKKNL; encoded by the exons ATGTCAGACAACAGCAAG AGCGTGAAATGGGAGGATTCCCCAGATGATCAAAATAAAGTTGTGGAGAATATGAAGGATGAAACAGAGACACATGAGAACAACAAGAACAGGACTGGAGGCAAG GCTAAACGTAAGTCCAGTGGCAGTGCCAAGAAGACTTCCGTGGAGGAGGACAGCAGCATTGGTGCAG AGTCTTCTCAGACACCCGGGTGTGGTTTCCGGGAAAGGGGATCTATCATTgagcagctggagaaggaggcTCAGAGGACTCTAATGCCTTCTCTCAAGATTGGGACATGCTGTgccccaatcctcctctccttcctgaggAGTCTAACTGATGA CCAATGGAGAGTGATTCAGCATGGCATGAAAAATAAC CTCACATTCGAGCAGCTCTCCATGCTGTGTCTGAAGATTGTTAAGGTCGTGACCCAGACAGCCCTCCGCATTCTCCTACCAGCGCTAGCTCGTATCATGGGTGTGGACCTGAGGAGTGGGGCAGCCTCCCCAGAATCCCAGTGCTCTCTGACAGGGTCTGAGGATTCCTTAGGCAGTCTGGATGAGCGAGAGAAAAGGCTGCTGATCAGTGAGATGAACTACTGgactaaggagaggaggaggaatggcaGTGCAGGGTGCCGCCAAAAATCCACTCGCAGAACCTCATCACCATGCTGGTCGCCTAAGAG TTCCCAGACCTCATTGCAGAGTTTGCCAGCAACTAGAGAGGCTCCCCTCATGGAGGAGCCTCTGAAAGCTCTCTTTGGGGTAACGGAAGAGAGCCTCCTGATATCGCTGGTTGAGGGTCACTCCAACCCCACTTCCTCCAGCTCTTCCGAGTTGAGCTATGCTATCGCGGGAGAGGTAGTACACCAGCTTAACTCTGGCCTCTCAGTGGCCATTCAGGCCAGCTCGGGGAGTTGCCCCCCTATGGACAGTCAGGACATAGCAGCAGGCAAGGAGGTCATTCGGGTAGCCTCGGTGCAGATCCTGGCCGAGCTACAGAGCCAAACATCTGAGCCAGAGTGGGTAGGGTTTATCGAGCCCCTCATGGACCCTGTGACCGATGATGTGCTGAATGCCATTGTCGGCACAATGGACAAAATGGCACAGGACTACAACATCCTATTGGATCTGGCCAAGAAGATGACAATCTTGGGGTCTACATTTCTGACCAATCTTCAATGTGGCCTTGATGTTGAGTGTCCATCTGGGAAAGAAGGGACCACTCACTTTCTCAAAGAGACTGGATCCTCTAGCAGTGTGGTGTCCAGAAAGCTTCAGACCCTCTCTAGCCCCGACTTTCAGTCTAAAGCCCTCAAGGCGGTGAGCACCATCCTTACAAGGAAAGTCAGCAGCTCTTCTGGCGTGGCTCCTTCCTCTAGGCCTTCTAGTGCTGCTCCTAGCCTTACTGAAGCTCCCCTGAATACCAGCTGcacagccctgacatctgtaagcTCCACTGCCACAGTGATTGTTAAGGCATTTGTGGGAGGCATGGAGACGATAGCATCATTTGAAGGCAAATGTGAAGCAGTTGATTGGCCAGTTCCTGTAAATGACCACAAAACAGGGTTTTCACAGAAGATAACCTTCTCTCCAGCCCGCACACTCTATGGCCTTATACGAGCAAAGCTGAGGGACCTTTTAACTCTATCCGCTCGAGAAGAAGGTGTGGCTAAGGATGCTTCTCTTCAGGAGTCTTCAGACACCCTGGAAAAGgcaactgtttcaactgttgaGGTCCAGTTACCCAGCACCAAACTTAGTAGAGTTCCCAGTGAGAGCCAACCaataccagctctctgtctctccaatcTGGATAACAGCACTCAAGAAGTTCTTAGCAGTGTTTTTTCCATCTACAAGTCAGAGTTATCAAAAGTGGAGAGTAAATGCTTGGCCGTTGTCAGTTCATCTGATGAGTCCCTAGATGCTTGTTGGCTTGTTGATGGTGTcctatcaaagcttgatgactaTACTATTTCCCAGTCACCCTCACCCAATGAAGACTTGAGTGTGAGTACTCAATGTTCTCAACTGAGCTCAGAAGAGAGTGTCAGAATCACACAGTCCTCTACTAGTCTGATTCAGAGCATTAAGAAGCTCTCTAGCAATGACTTTCAGACTCAGGCAGAAGAGGCAGTGAGTAAAGTGCTGATGAGATCCAGTCATTCCTTTATCACACAGATCAGCCATACTGGTCTTCAGAAAAGTCTGCAGGCTGGCTTATCATCTAGCTCGCCATCAGAGATTGCCTCCATGTCCTCTCAGAATACAGCCCCTGGATTAGTGGAAACCTTTGTCAAAGGAATGGCGACTATTTTCCAGAAAAATGAGTCCACTGACACTGTGCTCCTGGAAAGAAGTGGGAGAGTTTTGCAGTGCTCCCACGGGGGCTCCCAACTGGATGATACTGAATTGAGTGTTCAAATATCAGAAGAGAAGCTTTGGTCAACAGCTAAGACCATCTGCGTCAATATGAAGAACATACTTAAGGATTTCTTCACAGGGCTGAAGCCATCCGGATCCGAAAGGACAGAAAATGCTTCTTCCAAAGAGACCCTTGGGGAAATCCTGGTTGCTATCCAGAGTGAAATCTCAAACTTAGGGCGAATTAAGGATTCCAGGGAGCTCCTTCAGATCAACGATATGGTAGGAACTATGCTGAAGGAGGTTGAGAAAAGTGAGGATGACAGTGAACAAGTCTGCCAAGACATCCCTAGAACCTGTTCATCTTTGTCCACTTCTTTAAAGGGTCGTAGTTCCTTGTCTAGCTCTTCAAAGGgtcctaggtcagagtgtgagtTAGAGATCAACCTCCCTGGCACTCCCATCCCTGACGAAGTGCCTTTTGATCTGACCTGCCCCATCGTCAGGAGCTCCTGCATCGACACCAGGGACTCTAAAATGCCAGAGATTTCTACAAGTGACCTAAGGACAAAGATGATGGCACACACAGATGAACCCCTGCATCGTAACAGTCCAATGACTGACAGCAGCCGACCACCGAGTGCTAAAGCCTCTTTTCGATCCTCCACTACTCCATCTTTCACCAGCAAGGGAACCTCTTTGGTACCAAAGGGAAATGGGATTGACATTGAAGAGAAGGAGGTGAGCATCCCCAGCAGCTCTGGCCATCTGAGGGAGCTCTTAATCAGCCCAGACATCAGCAGTGCCACTGCATTCCCACTGCAGTACTTGATGGACTCCAGCAAAGATGATGTCATCTGTTTGGTCACCGTACTGGTGATAAGGTTGCTATCGAAGATCAGACCCTCAGCCCTAGATGGACCCTTCCAACAGGCACCAGACATGACAGAAACATCTCAGCAACTCATCAGACAAGTCCTGTCTGAGTTCTGTGCTGCATCCAGATTCTCCAGGACACAGGAATATTCCCAGAACCTGCACATCCACAGGGTGTTCAGAGGTGTACATAAAAACTTGATGGAGGAGTTTGGCTCTTATAACACCCTGCAAGCAGCTATTTTCTCCCAGGACCCTGCATTTGACAGAGTCCTGGTAAAGTCCTTGACCCAGCAGCTGGTACAGGGACGCAAGGAGGCGTCAAGACCAGCTTCTGCTGCAACAAACCCAGCAGACCaggctgagacagagaggggggctgAGCAGAAAGCAAGAAGGAGCTTCCTTTGCTTTTCAATGACCAAACTCAGGATCAACTTCAAG CGTTCCAAGAGAGGAAACAAAAAGGACTGCCATTCAGTCCAGGAACAGACTGAGATTACCTCTACTGATGGACATTGCATAG ctccacacATTGAggctcatggtgctgaatctcCAGTTGGAGAGgtttctccctccatatctcagcCTATCAAAAAACAATCCTTGATTGTCAGGGTCTTTTCAGCAATGATGAAGCCATTCAGGCGCTTCACCAAGAAGAACCTGTAA